The sequence below is a genomic window from Nitrospirota bacterium.
GCACTGAGCTGGCCGAGCCTCCTGCCCGCATTCATGAGGGTGGGGCTGTTCGGCAGAAACTCCAGAGACGTCAGCATGGAGTAAAATTCTCTTTCCAGGCCTGCTGCATCCTCAAGGGATCTGCCATAGTTCAGATCAGCCGAGGCGATGCTTTTTGCCACTCTGCTGAACAGGTCCTCGGGTGTCTCGACCACATTCCCCTCTTCATCCTTTTTGAGGTATCTTTTTTCAAGAACCTTCAAAGCGTTCGGTGACAGAAAAAAACTTTTCAATGCATCCATTGCTCCCCCTTTTTTGTGTTCATATGAGTCCTTCAATATGTCTATTTTGTTTGACGATTACTTTTCCAGAGCACCTCGATAGTGCTTTTCCTCTGTGAAAGCCGCAGAAAAAACGCGGATATGCCTTTCCATCGTTTCCATAACATTTTCTCCCTCGAGCGGGCATGCTCTGGTACATAAATGAGGGCATTTCAGGCATTCGAACCAGTCATGGAACCCCTTACAGGGAATCACAGGCTCCCCCGCGGGACGTCATTGCAAATCGTATTCTCCACTATCTATAGATTGTATTTTAGTGAATTTTCATGAAATTTAACCACAATATATTGTGGATGTCAAGAAAAAAGTGAAGCCCTTCTAAGAAGTTGATTTGAAATGATATTTCCCATAAGCCGAATGTTGGCAGGGTGTTCATGTACGATTGCGTCCTGTGTTCGATAGGGTGAAAGGAGATGCTGATTCTGTTATAATGAAAAAAGAAAAGCCTCCGGGAATTCTGCAGATACAAGCGCACAAAATGCAAGACGACATGAAGAATAAATCCGGCAGACAGGCATCACGGACGTCTGCATACAAAAAAGTGCGAACACCCGCCGCAGCCGTTACAGACCTGAACCGGCAAATCATGGAAGCAGCCAAGGTTCTCGAGGCGATTGGTGACGGAGTAAGCATCCAGGACAGAAAATACAGGATTCTTTATGAAAATGAGACCCACAGGAGCCTCATGGGACTGCATGTCGGCGAATATTGCTATAAGGCGTATCAGGGGAACAGGGGTGTCTGCAAGGGGTGTCCTGTCGCTGTTGCCTTCAGGGACGGAAACGTGCATACGGTGCAAAGGGAACTGAAAACAGACAGCGTCACAAAATACGTGGAAATTACCGCATCCCCGCTGAAGGACGCAGAAGGAAACATCATCGCGGGGATTGAGATCGTAAGGGACGTCACTGAGACGGTGCGCATGAGGGAAGCATTGAAGGAAAGCGAAAACCTGTACCGTACACTTGCAGAACATGCGCTTATCGGAATATGGCATATAACCCTTCACGGTCATACCATCTATGCAAACCCTGCGATGTGCGCAATGCTCGAGATCGATCATCGTCAGGAGCTGGAGGGAAAGACCTATCATCAGTTTTTCACTCCGGAAAGCCTCACGATTATGAAACGCGAACATGCGAAGCGTAAACGGGGAATTGGTTCGACCTATGAGGTTGAGATTGCCGGAAAACGCGGAAAGAGGCGCAACGTTGTTGTTTCCGGGGCGCCGGTATTTTCCGCTGACCGTAAGCTGCAGGGACTGATCGGGACATTTACGGATATCACTGAACGGAAGATGCATGAAGAGGCTTTGCGCAGGGGAGAGGAAAAGATACGTCTTCTGCTGAATTCGACTGCTGAGGCAATTTATGGCCTGGACCTTGAGGGGAAATGCACGTTCTGTAATCCCGCATGCCTGCGACTTCTCGGGTACCGCGATGCCGGGGAGCTTATAGGAAAGCATATACATACCATGATCCACCATACGAAACCCGATGGAAAACCCTACCCCGAAGTAGAATGCCCTATTCATAAGGCTTTTCAGAAGCGTAAACAGATTCATGTGGATAACGAGGTGTTATGGCGGTCAGACGGAACGAGTTTTTCCACGGAGTACTGGTCGTATCCTGTGTTGAGAGGGAATGAAGTAGTGGGAGCGGTCGTTACTTTTCTGGACATTTCAGACAGGAGAAAGATGGAAGAAGAACTACTGCTGAATAAAGACAGGATAAATTCTTTGTATAAACTGAGCCAGTTTACGGACGCCTCAGCGCAGGAAGTCATCGAGTTTGCCCTGGAAGAGGCAATACGTCTCTCAGGAAGCAGGGTCGGATACCTGCACTTCATGCATGAAGATCAGGTCAACCTCGAATTATTTATATGGTCAAAAAAGGTATATAAGGAATGTTCCACTGAAAAGGTCGGCATATATTCTCTCAAAAAAGCGGGGGTCTGGGCCGACTGCATACGAATGAGAAAGCCTGTAGTGCATAATGACTACCAGAATCTGACGGGAAAGAAAGGGTATCCGGAAGGCCATATTCATATTGCAAATCATCTGAGCATCCCGGTTTTTGACGGCGAGCGAATCGTTGCGATCGCGGGAGTTGGAAACAAGGCCGGCGACTATAACGATGCTGATATTCTTCAGCTCAGTCTCTTTATGAATGAAATGTGGAGAATTCTCCAGAGGAAACGGTCCGAGGAGAAAATAAGGGAATCTGAAAAAAGATACCGTGCGCTCTATGAAGGAAGCCGCGACGGCTATGCCATGGTTGATATGGAGGGCAGAATCACAGAGGTCAATTCGACCTTCAGTGAAATGCTCGGGTACACGGAAGCTGAGCTGAGGGAAAAGACCTACAAGGACATTACCCCCATCCAATGGCATGCCATGGAAATGAAAATACTCGAGGAACAGGTGTTCGTGAGGGGATACTCAGAGGTATATGAAAAGGAGTATGTCAGGAAAGACGGTTCAGTGTTTCCGATAGAACTACGAACCTATCTGGTGAAGGATAAAGAGGGACGCAACAGGAGCATGTGGGCTTTTGTGCGGGATATCACCAACCGCAAGAGAGTCGCCCAG
It includes:
- a CDS encoding PAS domain S-box protein, whose protein sequence is MKKEKPPGILQIQAHKMQDDMKNKSGRQASRTSAYKKVRTPAAAVTDLNRQIMEAAKVLEAIGDGVSIQDRKYRILYENETHRSLMGLHVGEYCYKAYQGNRGVCKGCPVAVAFRDGNVHTVQRELKTDSVTKYVEITASPLKDAEGNIIAGIEIVRDVTETVRMREALKESENLYRTLAEHALIGIWHITLHGHTIYANPAMCAMLEIDHRQELEGKTYHQFFTPESLTIMKREHAKRKRGIGSTYEVEIAGKRGKRRNVVVSGAPVFSADRKLQGLIGTFTDITERKMHEEALRRGEEKIRLLLNSTAEAIYGLDLEGKCTFCNPACLRLLGYRDAGELIGKHIHTMIHHTKPDGKPYPEVECPIHKAFQKRKQIHVDNEVLWRSDGTSFSTEYWSYPVLRGNEVVGAVVTFLDISDRRKMEEELLLNKDRINSLYKLSQFTDASAQEVIEFALEEAIRLSGSRVGYLHFMHEDQVNLELFIWSKKVYKECSTEKVGIYSLKKAGVWADCIRMRKPVVHNDYQNLTGKKGYPEGHIHIANHLSIPVFDGERIVAIAGVGNKAGDYNDADILQLSLFMNEMWRILQRKRSEEKIRESEKRYRALYEGSRDGYAMVDMEGRITEVNSTFSEMLGYTEAELREKTYKDITPIQWHAMEMKILEEQVFVRGYSEVYEKEYVRKDGSVFPIELRTYLVKDKEGRNRSMWAFVRDITNRKRVAQALTEREQQLRNIIEHSNELFYSHDVHHRLTYISPQSFHILGYAPEELMIEWINLVTDNPLNEIGIDVTETAIRTGKKQPPYLLELFRKDGNRVLLEIDESPVKDSKGNVTGIVGASRDITERARAEQALQKSDKELKKRMRELEDFYDIAIGRELRMIELKEEIDRLKGDLKRYREGSDPGIP